The Leptospira mtsangambouensis genomic sequence AATGTTACGATCAAAGCTCTTCAAAATGCTAAAAAATTAATGACCATTGGATGTTTCTGTATTGGAACCAACCAAGTGGAATTAGAAGAAGCAGAAAAACGAGCAGTCCCTGTCTTTAATGCACCTTATAGCAATACAAGGTCTGTAGCAGAACTTGTGATCGCAGAGATCATTATGCTCGCACGAAAAGCAACTGACCAATCACGAGATGTCCATTTGGGTAAATGGAATAAAATTGCAAAAGGATGTTTTGAAGTTCGCGGAAAAACACTTGGGATCATTGGTTACGGGCATATTGGGTCACAAGTATCGGTACTTGCCGAATCCATGGGGATGAAAGTAGTCTTTTATGATATCATTTCAAAACTGCCACTTGGGAACGCATCCTCTGTCCATAGTTACGAAGAACTTCTCAAACTATCTGACTTTATCACCTTCCATGTTCCAGAAACAGAAGAAACCAAAAATCTATTTCGAAAAGAACACCTGAACCTAGTGAAACCCGGTGCCTATTTGTTAAACCTTTCTCGTGGAAAGGTTTTAGAGATCGATGCACTTGTTGAAGGTTTAAAGTCTGGAAAACTTGCGGGTGCAGGTGTGGATGTGTTTCCAGAAGAACCAAAATCGAATGATGATCCTTTCGTAAGTCCATTACAAGGTTTACCAAACGTCATTCTTACACCGCATGTCGGTGGTTCTACGGAAGAAGCTCAAAAGAACATTGGATCAGAAGTGGCTGAAAAATTATTAAAATATGTGAATAATGGTTCTACTACTTTTTCTGTAAACTTTCCTAATATTGAATTAGGTAGTTTGAAATCGGGTTACCATAGAATTCTCAATATCCACCAAAACCAACCAGGTTTTTTAAGAGATATCAACTCCATCATATCCGATTTAGGTGGAAATATTTTAACACAAAACTTGAGCACTTCAGCAAACATTGGTTATTTGAGTATGGAAATTGATAAAAACTTGGGTGATGAACTAAAAGACAAAATCAAAGCCCATAAACATTCGATCCGGACTCGAATCCTCTATTAAAACTTTGGGAAGGATTGGCTCAAATGATAGAAATCCTTCCCATCTTTACAAACTCACCACTCAGAAATTATAGTTACCTCGTTTATTCCAATCGGACAGGCGAGGCATATTGTATTGATCCCTTTGATGCAAAACAGATCCTAAACCATTCACAAAAGTTAGGAGTGAAAATCAAAGGAATTCTCAATACCCACGAACATGGAGACCATACCCAAGGCAATTTAGAACTAAAAGAAGAAACAAAAGCGATTGTCTACGGTCACAAAGATGCAAAACACAAAATTCCTGGGATGGATCAAATTCTAAAAGAAGGTGATCTTGTTTTTTCCGTGGAAAAAGAATCACTAGCTGTTTGGGATACACCTGGCCATACATTTTCCCACCTAAGCTTTGTTCGTAAAAATTCAAAAACCATCTTAGGGATTTTTTCCGGAGATACCCTATTTAATGCAGGTGTAGGAAATTGTTTTCGAGGTGGAGATCCAAACGTTTTATATGAGACTATTCAATCTCGTTTTGAATCCCTACCCGATTCTTGTTTACTGTATCCAGGTCATGATTATTGGGATAATAATTTAAATTTTGCAGAACATGTGGATCCAAAGAATACGTATCGGGACAGTTACAAATCTTCTTTAAAACCTTTTCAAATTTCTGAAATGGGTGCAGAGAAAAACCTAAACCCTTTTTTTAGAAGGAATACAAACTCAGTCAAAGACCGACTAACGGAGCTAAAGGAAACCTATTCAAATGATCGTTCCATATTTTTGACACTACGAAAACTAAGAGATCATTGGTAATTTTGTATTTTACAAACTACAAAGAAAAGACAAACTTTAGCCAATGACGATCATTACTATTTGTTTACTTGTTTCAATCGGCCAAATTTATTTAGCAAAAGGAATTGTTGCCATTGCAATGGCAAAAGAAGGAAAAGGTTACGATAACCATCATCCGAGAATGCAACAATCAAAACTCACTGGTTGGGGTGCTCGAGCGAACGGTGCACATCAAAACGGATTTGAGGCATTTTCGATTTTTTCTGTCGCTATTTTATTCAATCTTCTCCTGGAAGTTGATTTTTATTGGTTAGAAATTCTTGCGATGAGTTTTGTGGCTTTGCGTTTTTTATATATTTATCTTTATATTGCAGATCTACCAAAAGCTAGGTCAACCATTTGGACTTTAGCATTTCTTTGTACAATGTTGATCTATTTACTACCAATTCTCCCTTGAAAAAAGTCCACTATACCTATTTCACTTTTTTTCTCCTATGTTTGGTTAGTTTTTTTCTCTACGCGCAAACAGAAGAAAAAGAAGAAACAAAAGAATACCACTCTAGAGAGTTTGATTTTCAAAAAGCCAAACGGGTTCTAAAACGTTTTTATAAAAAGGTGGGAACTGACTTCTATTGTGGTTGTTCCTTTTCAGAAGATAAAGAGAACTTCGGAAGGCTCAAAATCGATTTTACCTCCTGCGGGCTCTCAAGCCGAAAAGACAACCACCGCCAAACATGGATTGAGTGGGAACACATTGTACCTGCTTATAGTTTTGGGAATAACAGGGAATGTTGGACTAAAGAAAACTGTGAGGCCAATGGAAAACCGGTGCGGGGACGAAAATGTTGCAGGGCCACCGATCCTGAATTTAATCGAATGGAAGCGGATATGCACAATATTGTTCCTGTTCCCGGAGAAATCAATGCAGACCGTGGAACCTTCTCGTATGGCGAAATTGAAGGTGAAGAAAGAAACTATGGGTTATGTGATTTTGAAATCAATTTCAAAGAACAATCAGCAGAACCCAAACCAAACATTCGCGGTGACATTGCTCGAACCTATTTTTATATGGAATGGAAATATGGGATTCCGGTTCCAGAAAATAGAAGAAAACTTTATGAATCTTGGAACCAACTGGACCCACCCGATACCTTTGAAATTCGAAAAAATGAAATCATCGAAAAAATCCAGAAGGTCAAAAATCCATTCATTGATTGAATCGCAAACTGCATTCAGATTCTAAAAAATTACGAAAGACCATCATCCTTCTGGAAGGAGTCCTGTTACTCGGATGGATCACCCAGACACTTCCAAAGTTTTCTAAGGAATGGTCGGTTAAGATGGGAATCAGTTTTCCTTCTTGGATATATTCTTCAATGTCCCAAAAGGAACGAATGAGAACCCCTCTTCCTTTCAGTCCCATTTGCACAAGGCTTGCAGCATCATTTGACAAAAAGTATCTCTCCTTTGTTACATCACTCAAAGACAAATTAGTTCCAGAAAATTGAACCGTTTTATGTAAATCCAAATACAAAAGATTATGTTTTTCTAAATCCTTTGGAGAAAGAATTTTCTTTTTCATTTTCAAATACAACGGACTCACAACAATTGAAATTTTATTTTTAAATAATTCCATTCCAACAAGTCCAGATGGAATCTCTGTTCCGACACGTATTCCAATATCAATCGACTCTTCCATAAGATCGAGCAAACTATCGGTGACAATGAGTTGGATGGTAATTTTAGGATTTTGTTCTTGGAACTTTTCTATGACTTCGGATACAAAATTCTTTGCCATAGAACTCACACATGTGACCCGAAGGATTCCCTCTAACTCATCTTTGTTGGTTAAAGAATTTTCTAGTTCCTTCACACTCTCAATGACAGAAATCACTTTTTGAAAAATTAGGTCTGCCTCTCTTGTAGGGATCACCTTTCTTGTGTTCCGATAAAACAACTGTGTGTTCCAAAGTTTTTCTAAACCCTGGATTCTTTTGGCAACCGCTGCCTTTGTTAACCCCAAACGTGCGGCAACTTGGGTAAAACTTCGCTCTTGGACCACCAAAACAAAGGTTTTTAGGTCATCGAGGTCTCGAATCGGTGAAATCATCCCACCATTGTATACTAATAATATACAATAAGTCAATCAAATACATAATTGAATATTTTTTATATACAAAAACGGGATCCCAGAAAGACCGGGTGCTATGAATGCAATAGAAACCAACGGAATCACATTAGCCAGTCTAGTGTTACGAATCGCTATCGGAGCCAACCTTTTAGGGCATGGCATTGTTCGCATGGGCAACAAATATGAAGTTTTTCGGGATTGGATCAAAACCCTTTTTTCTGAAACTCCACTCCCGTCCGTTCTCATTAGTACAATGGGATATATCATCCCTCCTCTGGAATTATTATTAGGTGTTCTCATCATTTTAGGATGGAATACAAAATGGAGTTTGGTATTGGCCAGTTTACTCATGTGTTCACTCATCTTTGGAATGTGTTTACTTGAAAAATGGGAGATCGTTGGAATCCAAATGATTTATATGGTCTGTTATTTTTTAGCTCTAAGTTCGGTAGATAACCAAATCCTATCAATTGATTCATTTTTTAAAATGAGGAATTTATGAAAGTAATTGCCGCCGTTTATGATTCCATTGAAAAAAAATCCGTATTACAAACATTAGATGTTCCGAAAGAACCAATTGGACCACACGATGTTCGAATAGAAGTCAAAGCGATTTCTGTCAATCCAGTCGATTATAAAGTTAGAAATTCGATCACAAAGGAAAATCCTGGTCCAAGAATTTTAGGATGGGACGCTGCAGGTGTTGTGACGGAACTTGGTGCAAAGGTATCCACTTTGCAATTGGGAGACGAGGTTTTTTACGCAGGTGATCTCAAACGACCAGGAAGTAATGCTGAATTCCAAGTAGTAGATGAGTTTATAGTAGGAAAAAAACCAAAAACTCTTAGTTTCAAAGAAGCTGCATCCCTTCCTCTAACAACGATTACTGCTTATGAGTCCATTTTTGAAAAATTAAAATTGGATCCATTAAAAAATAAAACAGTTCTTGTTGTGGCAGGTGCTGGGGGTGTGGGAAGTATCACCATACAAATTTTAAAACAAAAAACAAATGCAAAGGTCATTGTGACGGCTTCCCGAGAAGAATCGAACACTTGGGTCAAGTCCCTCGGTGCTGATTTGGTAGTCAATCCAAACAAAGATTACCTGGAACAAATCAAAACCTTTGGACTCAATGGAGTTGATGAAGTCCTTCTTTTGAGTGATCCGAAAGACCATTTCGAAAATTTAGCGAAGGTGCTCTTCCCCTTTGGAAATATATGTTCTATCGTCGAATCTGGATCTCCCCTCAATATGAACCTTCTTAAATCCAAAAGTAATGGATATTTAAATGAGTTTATGTTTACAAGGTCCATGTACCAAACAGAAGACCGAATCAAACAAAAACAATTGTTAGAAGAAATTGGCGACCTTGTGGACAAAGGAAAAATCATCCCAACAAACAAATTAGATTTGGGAGAGATGACTGTCGAGAGTCTAAACAAAGCACACGAACTATTACAAACAGGAAAAACGATAGGTAAAATCGTACTCGGAGGAATCAAAAAATGAATACAGGTCTAAAAGACAAAAAAGTTTTGGTGACAGGATCCACAAAAGGGATTGGGTTTCAAACCGCACTGAGTTTTG encodes the following:
- the serA gene encoding phosphoglycerate dehydrogenase; this translates as MVSYPKGKIKVLLLENIHKDAYELFHRDGFDVTLVKDAMEEAELIERIADVHVLGIRSKTNVTIKALQNAKKLMTIGCFCIGTNQVELEEAEKRAVPVFNAPYSNTRSVAELVIAEIIMLARKATDQSRDVHLGKWNKIAKGCFEVRGKTLGIIGYGHIGSQVSVLAESMGMKVVFYDIISKLPLGNASSVHSYEELLKLSDFITFHVPETEETKNLFRKEHLNLVKPGAYLLNLSRGKVLEIDALVEGLKSGKLAGAGVDVFPEEPKSNDDPFVSPLQGLPNVILTPHVGGSTEEAQKNIGSEVAEKLLKYVNNGSTTFSVNFPNIELGSLKSGYHRILNIHQNQPGFLRDINSIISDLGGNILTQNLSTSANIGYLSMEIDKNLGDELKDKIKAHKHSIRTRILY
- a CDS encoding hydroxyacylglutathione hydrolase family protein; this translates as MIEILPIFTNSPLRNYSYLVYSNRTGEAYCIDPFDAKQILNHSQKLGVKIKGILNTHEHGDHTQGNLELKEETKAIVYGHKDAKHKIPGMDQILKEGDLVFSVEKESLAVWDTPGHTFSHLSFVRKNSKTILGIFSGDTLFNAGVGNCFRGGDPNVLYETIQSRFESLPDSCLLYPGHDYWDNNLNFAEHVDPKNTYRDSYKSSLKPFQISEMGAEKNLNPFFRRNTNSVKDRLTELKETYSNDRSIFLTLRKLRDHW
- a CDS encoding MAPEG family protein produces the protein MTIITICLLVSIGQIYLAKGIVAIAMAKEGKGYDNHHPRMQQSKLTGWGARANGAHQNGFEAFSIFSVAILFNLLLEVDFYWLEILAMSFVALRFLYIYLYIADLPKARSTIWTLAFLCTMLIYLLPILP
- a CDS encoding endonuclease; amino-acid sequence: MKKVHYTYFTFFLLCLVSFFLYAQTEEKEETKEYHSREFDFQKAKRVLKRFYKKVGTDFYCGCSFSEDKENFGRLKIDFTSCGLSSRKDNHRQTWIEWEHIVPAYSFGNNRECWTKENCEANGKPVRGRKCCRATDPEFNRMEADMHNIVPVPGEINADRGTFSYGEIEGEERNYGLCDFEINFKEQSAEPKPNIRGDIARTYFYMEWKYGIPVPENRRKLYESWNQLDPPDTFEIRKNEIIEKIQKVKNPFID
- a CDS encoding LysR family transcriptional regulator, which translates into the protein MISPIRDLDDLKTFVLVVQERSFTQVAARLGLTKAAVAKRIQGLEKLWNTQLFYRNTRKVIPTREADLIFQKVISVIESVKELENSLTNKDELEGILRVTCVSSMAKNFVSEVIEKFQEQNPKITIQLIVTDSLLDLMEESIDIGIRVGTEIPSGLVGMELFKNKISIVVSPLYLKMKKKILSPKDLEKHNLLYLDLHKTVQFSGTNLSLSDVTKERYFLSNDAASLVQMGLKGRGVLIRSFWDIEEYIQEGKLIPILTDHSLENFGSVWVIHPSNRTPSRRMMVFRNFLESECSLRFNQ
- a CDS encoding MauE/DoxX family redox-associated membrane protein gives rise to the protein MNAIETNGITLASLVLRIAIGANLLGHGIVRMGNKYEVFRDWIKTLFSETPLPSVLISTMGYIIPPLELLLGVLIILGWNTKWSLVLASLLMCSLIFGMCLLEKWEIVGIQMIYMVCYFLALSSVDNQILSIDSFFKMRNL
- a CDS encoding zinc-binding alcohol dehydrogenase family protein, encoding MKVIAAVYDSIEKKSVLQTLDVPKEPIGPHDVRIEVKAISVNPVDYKVRNSITKENPGPRILGWDAAGVVTELGAKVSTLQLGDEVFYAGDLKRPGSNAEFQVVDEFIVGKKPKTLSFKEAASLPLTTITAYESIFEKLKLDPLKNKTVLVVAGAGGVGSITIQILKQKTNAKVIVTASREESNTWVKSLGADLVVNPNKDYLEQIKTFGLNGVDEVLLLSDPKDHFENLAKVLFPFGNICSIVESGSPLNMNLLKSKSNGYLNEFMFTRSMYQTEDRIKQKQLLEEIGDLVDKGKIIPTNKLDLGEMTVESLNKAHELLQTGKTIGKIVLGGIKK